A stretch of Vigna radiata var. radiata cultivar VC1973A unplaced genomic scaffold, Vradiata_ver6 scaffold_385, whole genome shotgun sequence DNA encodes these proteins:
- the LOC106780028 gene encoding uncharacterized protein LOC106780028 codes for MRRSGKHEGVGEEKLIDNKIDKFLKRLSCAAITIASLTLLFLFLRTPDTCVPRRAPVKPHLRFPKSTCDFTTRLHVPAEKRNLRIHSTRLWKVKVHSFSILFRDLPLLHNHSHVLCISAGAGHEVDALHRLGVDEVTGVEILESPPLVGRADPHNLPFFDGSFDLAFTARFDEALFPARFAAEMERVVKSGGACFVLVAECGDHEVREVVGLFRNSKLVISSNVSLTGTRMTSILMRTSDNSS; via the coding sequence ATGAGGAGATCTGGAAAGCATGAAGGGGTGGGAGAAGAGAAACTCATTGACAATAAAATCGACAAATTTCTCAAGAGGTTATCGTGCGCCGCGATCACAATAGCCTCCCTAAcgctcctcttcctcttcctccgcACGCCCGACACCTGCGTCCCCCGCCGCGCGCCGGTCAAGCCGCACCTCCGCTTCCCCAAGTCCACCTGCGACTTCACCACGCGCCTCCACGTCCCCGCCGAGAAGCGCAACCTACGCATTCACTCCACGCGCCTCTGGAAGGTCAAGGTCCACTCCTTCTCCATCCTCTTCCGCGACCTCCCACTCCTCCACAACCACTCCCACGTCCTCTGCATCTCCGCCGGCGCCGGCCACGAGGTCGACGCGCTCCACCGCCTCGGCGTCGACGAAGTCACCGGCGTCGAGATCCTCGAATCGCCACCGCTCGTCGGCCGCGCCGATCCGCACAACCTCCCGTTCTTCGACGGCTCTTTCGACCTCGCCTTCACCGCTCGATTTGACGAAGCACTCTTCCCGGCGCGCTTCGCTGCAGAGATGGAGCGCGTGGTCAAGTCTGGCGGCGCGTGCTTTGTCCTCGTGGCGGAATGTGGGGACCATGAGGTGAGAGAGGTGGTTGGTTTGTTTAGGAATTCGAAGCTTGTTATATCCAGTAATGTTTCTTTGACTGGAACGAGAATGACCAGTATTCTTATGAGAACTAGTGATAATtcttcttga